A region of Vigna radiata var. radiata cultivar VC1973A chromosome 6, Vradiata_ver6, whole genome shotgun sequence DNA encodes the following proteins:
- the LOC106763058 gene encoding aspartic proteinase PCS1-like: protein MALCSPVSLFSLLFALLLLFSASSFAKHDSVSFSFPLRSLPLSAGKPLKTNPKLRSLSSASYNVKWPFKYSMALVVSLPIGTPPQHQQMVLDTGSQLSWIQCHNKTPPTASFDPSLSSSFYVIPCTHPLCKPRVPDFTLPTTCDQNRLCHYSYFYADGTYAEGNLVREKLTFSPSQTTPPLTLGCATESRDAGGILGMNLGRLSFPSQAKITKFSYCVPTRQSRSGNLPTGSFYLGNNPNSGRFRYVSMLTFSQSQRMPNLDPLAYTVPMQGIRIGGKRLNINPSVFRPDAGGSGQTMIDSGSEFTFLVDEAYDRVREEVVRVVGPRIKKGYVYGGVADMCFDGSARESIGRVIGDVVLEFEKGVEIVVPKERVLADVGGGVHCVGIGRSERLGAASNIIGNIHQQNLWVEFDLANHRVGFGEADCSRS from the coding sequence ATGGCTCTGTGTTCCCCTGTTTCACTCTTTTCACTTCTCTTTgcgttgttgttgttgttttccgCTTCCTCCTTCGCCAAACATGATTCGGTCTCCTTCTCTTTTCCTCTCAGGTCGCTTCCCCTCTCCGCAGGGAAGCCTCTAAAGACGAACCCAAAACTCAGAAGCCTTTCCTCGGCCTCGTACAACGTAAAATGGCCGTTCAAGTATTCGATGGCTCTGGTGGTAAGTCTCCCCATAGGGACACCTCCGCAGCATCAGCAAATGGTTTTGGACACCGGAAGCCAACTCTCGTGGATTCAGTGCCACAACAAAACTCCCCCAACGGCGTCCTTTGACCCTTCTCTCTCCTCCTCTTTCTACGTCATCCCCTGCACCCACCCTCTCTGCAAACCCCGCGTCCCCGATTTTACTCTCCCAACAACATGCGACCAGAACCGCCTCTGCCACTACTCCTACTTCTACGCCGATGGCACCTACGCCGAGGGCAACCTCGTCCGAGAAAAACTAACCTTCTCCCCTTCCCAAACAACCCCTCCACTTACCCTCGGCTGCGCCACCGAGTCCCGCGACGCCGGCGGCATTCTCGGAATGAACCTCGGCCGCCTTTCCTTTCCCTCGCAGGCCAAAATAACCAAATTCTCGTACTGCGTCCCCACCCGACAATCCCGATCCGGGAACCTTCCAACTGGGTCGTTCTACCTCGGCAACAATCCCAACTCCGGGCGCTTCCGTTACGTCAGCATGTTGACGTTTAGTCAAAGTCAACGCATGCCGAATTTGGACCCGCTGGCCTACACCGTCCCCATGCAGGGAATTAGAATTGGTGGCAAGAGGCTAAATATCAATCCTTCCGTTTTCCGCCCTGACGCCGGCGGGTCGGGGCAGACGATGATCGACTCCGGATCCGAATTCACCTTCTTAGTCGACGAGGCTTACGACAGGGTGCGCGAGGAGGTGGTTAGAGTTGTGGGGCCAAGGATTAAGAAGGGGTACGTGTACGGCGGAGTCGCGGACATGTGTTTTGACGGTTCTGCGAGGGAGTCAATCGGACGGGTGATAGGGGACGTGGTGTTGGAATTCGAGAAAGGCGTGGAGATAGTGGTTCCAAAGGAGAGGGTGCTGGCTGACGTGGGCGGTGGGGTCCACTGCGTGGGAATTGGCAGGTCGGAGAGATTAGGTGCAGCCAGCAACATCATAGGGAACATCCATCAGCAGAATCTGTGGGTGGAGTTCGACCTGGCGAATCACAGAGTCGGGTTCGGTGAGGCGGATTGTAGCAGATCGTAG